The following proteins are encoded in a genomic region of Macellibacteroides fermentans:
- the rpsT gene encoding 30S ribosomal protein S20, which produces MANHQSSIKRIRQTDKKRLHNRYYAKTARNAVKALRNTLDKAEAQALYPRVCSMLDKLAKKNVIHKNKAGNLKSKLSKHVSKLAIA; this is translated from the coding sequence ATGGCAAATCATCAATCATCAATCAAGAGAATCAGACAGACCGATAAAAAGCGTTTGCACAACAGATATTATGCAAAAACTGCAAGAAATGCTGTGAAGGCTTTACGCAACACATTGGACAAAGCTGAAGCACAGGCTTTATATCCTAGAGTTTGCTCAATGCTGGATAAGCTTGCCAAGAAGAACGTTATTCACAAGAATAAGGCTGGCAACTTGAAATCAAAACTGTCTAAGCACGTTAGCAAACTTGCTATAGCATAA
- a CDS encoding DUF2721 domain-containing protein: protein MFELTLTDPALLFSAISLILLAYTNRFLSYAQLVRTLQDKYREHPDLKAVAQIANLKKRLYLTRSMQILGLLSLLFCVLAMFLIYVSWQIAAAYIFGIGLLLLAASLCVCIWEINISVKALEINLQDMGSK, encoded by the coding sequence ATGTTTGAACTTACGCTTACCGATCCGGCGTTGCTGTTTTCGGCCATTTCGCTTATTTTACTTGCCTATACCAACCGGTTTCTGTCGTACGCCCAGCTGGTGCGTACCTTGCAGGACAAATACAGGGAACATCCGGACCTGAAAGCAGTGGCGCAGATTGCAAATCTTAAAAAAAGACTCTACCTTACCCGCTCGATGCAGATACTCGGACTCCTTAGTCTGCTGTTTTGTGTGCTCGCCATGTTCCTTATCTATGTGTCGTGGCAAATTGCGGCAGCTTATATATTCGGAATCGGACTACTGCTTTTGGCAGCTTCTTTATGCGTATGTATCTGGGAGATAAACATTTCAGTAAAAGCACTGGAGATTAACCTGCAGGACATGGGTTCTAAATAG